A portion of the Calliphora vicina chromosome 5, idCalVici1.1, whole genome shotgun sequence genome contains these proteins:
- the LOC135959956 gene encoding putative gustatory receptor 58a encodes MDLCDMYNRFLHKYHDFLKSIRCNIENAFKKEEKRLKKLMIYKFISLHLHAFAISSMYMEMQENPDRGYYIMVALNTMQGLYLLTANLQFMLVLCQMNLRFSYINLSLEALQHEKFPANDLLNYYLILYKMHMECFQMARLVLKSSKTVTFFMLLKIFTTNIIILYHAVLVIMSTLHSNNTGNLIGTLCIVNFYWDTLLITTAIDQVLASCNRTASILQATCFELRRREDLEMFAKLTQLVSNENH; translated from the coding sequence ATGGATTTATGTGACATGTATAATAGATTTTTGCACAAGTATCATGATTTCTTAAAAAGTATTCGCTGTAATATTGAGAATGCTTTCAAGAAGGAAGAGAAACGTTTGAAAAAACTCatgatttataaatttatttcgttACACTTGCATGCCTTTGCCATTTCCTCTATGTATATGGAAATGCAAGAAAATCCTGACCGGGGCTATTATATTATGGTCGCCCTAAACACAATGCAAGGTCTTTATCTTTTGACGGCCAATTTACAATTTATGTTGGTGTTATGTCAAATGAATTTAAGATTTTCCTATATCAATCTTTCTCTAGAAGCGTTGCAGCATGAAAAGTTCCCAGCCAACGatttattgaattattatttaattttgtataaaatgcaTATGGAATGTTTTCAAATGGCACGTTTAGTTCTGAAGTCTAGTAAAACGGTGACTTTTTTTATGCTGCTGAAAATTTTCACCACCAACATTATAATATTGTATCATGCGGTATTGGTGATAATGAGCACTTTACATTCGAATAATACGGGAAATTTGATTGGTACTTTGTGTATAGTGAACTTTTACTGGGACACTTTACTGATAACTACGGCCATTGATCAGGTTTTGGCTTCGTGTAATCGGACGGCATCAATATTACAAGCAACTTGCTTTGAATTGAGGCGGCGAGAGGATCTAGAGATGTTTGCAAAATTAACGCAATTggtaagtaatgaaaatcattaa